The genomic segment GGTCGTCACCCGGGTCCGGCCCCGGCCGTCAGCCCGCCACGGCCTCGAACCGCAGGCTCCAGCGGCCGGGGCCACCGGTCAGGGTCACCGTGGAGAGCGGCCGGACATCGACGTTCCAGTACGTCGGGGGCGGCGCCTTCAGCGCGTACACCAACGCGGCCCTGACCACGGCCGGTTCGGCGACCGCGACGATCGAGCCGTCACAGGCGGGGCGGGTGTCCAGCCAGCCGCCTATCCGTGAGATGAAGGCGAGCAGAGGCTCCCCACCGTGCGGGGCGGCCCAGGGGTCGGTGAGCCAGACATCGACCGCGTCCGGTTCGCGGGCCGCGACATCGGCCAGGGTGCAGCCGCGCCAGCGGCCCATGTCACAGTCGCGCAGGGCCGGTTGGACGAGCGGGGCATAGCCGAGCGCGCGGCCCGTGGCGCGACTGCGCGGGGTGGGCGAGCAGTAACGCAGCTCGGCCGCCCCGAGCGGCACGAGGACCTGTGCGGCGCGCTGGACCTCGTACCAACCGGTCTGGTCGAGCGGCCGGTCGTCGTCGAAGCGCTCGGCCAGGAGGGATGAGCTGCGCGCTGCGGCGACGAGCGAGACTCGAACACTCATGGCGGCGATCGTGGGTCCGAACGCCGCCCGGGTCAAGAGCGCGACGAGGTTACGGCCGGTGGGGCGGACATCGCCCCGTGCCCTGACCGGCCGCGCCACGACGACGGCAGAGGCACACCGGTTTCCGTCCGGGGCGGTGCGCCGCCGCGCCTCCCCCGGCTCACCGCCACCCCCGGATCAGCGCGGCGGGGCGAGTCGGTTGACCATCCACTTCTCGGGGGCGTCGAGCGGCTCGAAGCCGACCTTCGCGTAGACGCCGTGGGCGTCGTCGGTGGCGAGGTAGAGGGCGCGGACACCGGTCCGGGCGAGGTGGTCACGGGCCGCGGTGACCAGGCGCGTGCCGAGGCCGTGGCCACGGGCCGCCCTGTCGACGTACACATCGCAGAGCCAGGCGAAGGTCGCATGGTCGGTGACCACCCGGGCGTAGCCGACCTGCTCGCCCGAACGGGTGTCGTACGCACCGAAGTTGAGCGATCCCGCGATGGCCAGGTCATGGTGCCGGCGGGTGCGGCCACGGGCCCAGTACGTGTCCTGGCCGAGCCATGCGTGGATGCGCGCGCGATCCAGGCGGGCCGGGTCGGAGGAGATGTCGTAACGCTGCTCGGGGACGTCTGTCGTCCCGGCTGCTTCTGTCGGCTCGGCCGCTTCTGTCGACCCGGCCGCTTCTGTCGACCCGGCTGCTTCTGTCGACCCGGCTGCTTCTGTCATGAGGGGAGGCTAACGGAGCGTTCCGAGGCGCCCCGACGGCCGAGCAGGGAGTCATGGGCGGACCGCAGACGTCTGACGCCTTCGGCGATCTCGGCCGTTCCGGCCGCCGCGCCGAAGCTCAACCGCACGTGTTCGGCCGGGGGTTCGGCGCAGAAGTACGGACGCCCCGGCGCGATCGCGACATCCTCGCGCAGCGCCGCGGCGACGAGGGCGGAGCTGTCGGCCCCGGCGTCCGGGAGCCGCAGCCAGAGGGCTCCGCCGCCGCTCGGGACGAGAGGCACGGTGAGTTCGGGCAGCTCTTGGCGCAACGCGGCCGTGAGGGCGGAGCGCCGGTTCCTCAACTCTCCTGCCATGGTGCGGAGATGGTGGTGCCAGGCCGGGGAACCGACGAGTTCGAGTGCGGCCTCCTGGAGGGGCCGGGGCACGAAGAAGCTGTCGACGACCTGGATCGCGCGCAGTCGTTCCAGGACGGGGCCCCGGGCGGCCAGCGCGCCCACCCGTAGGCTGGGCGAGGTGATCTTGGTCAGTGAGCAGACATGGACGACGACGCCGTCCGGATCATCCGCGGCCAGCGGTGCGGGCAGCGGTCCCGCGTCGTCGTGGACGAGTCGGCGGGCGAAGTCGTCCTCGATGACGAAGGCGCCCGCGGCGCGGGCGATCGCGACCACTTCACGCCGCCGTCCGGGGGCGAGGACCGTACCGGTCGGGTTCTGGAACAGCGGCTGACAGACGAAGACCCGGGCGCCCGTGGCGCGGAAGGCTGCGTCGAGGAGTTCGGGGCGCACGCCGTCGGCGTCGACCGGGACGGGGACGGGCCGCAGACCGATGGCGCGGGCCGCCGCCAGCATGCCTGGATAGGTCGGGGACTCGACGAGGACCGGGGCTCCCGGCGGGGCGAGGGCGCGCAGCGCGGTGGCCAGGGCGCTCTGCCCGCCCGCGGTGATCACGACGTCGGCGGGGGTGACAGCGGGTCCGATCTCCCGGGCGAACCAGGACCGCAGCTCGGCCAGCCCGTCCATGGGCGGCCGCCCCCAGGCGCAATGCCGGCGTCCGGCCCGGGCCAGGGCGGCGGACAGCGCCCGCTCGGGCTGGAGCGAGGGATGGAGGTAGCCGCCGTTGAGTTCGATGACCCCGGCCGGCGGCGCGGCGAGCGTGACCAGGACACCGGAGGCGTCCACCGTGCGGGGCACTGCCTCGGGCCCGCCGTCGCCGCTGAGCGAGATCTCCTGCCAGGAGGTGTCGCCGGGGGCACGCGCCTCGGTGCGGGGCGGCGCCCGGAAGGCGCCCGCGCCGGGGCGGGTGACGACCAGCCCCTCGGCGACGAGCCGTGCGACGGCCCGGGAGACCGTCACGGGACTGACCCGGTAGCGCTCCACAAGGGCCCGGCTGGACGGCAGCTTTCCCCCTTCGCGGTAGCGGTCGAGTTCACCGCGAAGAGAATTCACCAGCTCCGCCACGCTGTTACGCTCATGCATGAGAGCAGACAATAGCGCTACCACCACTTCATCGATAGCGGTGACCTCCGCCGCTCCTCACCCCTCCCGCACCGGCGCCGGCGGAACGGCGGGCCGTGGTGACGGGGCAACCGGTGAGATCGGCGGGACCGGTAACGGGACGCTGCTCGCCGGGCTGGGCGTCGTGGCGTTCTCGCTCACCTTCCCCTCCACCGTCTGGGGCCTGGAGAGCTTCGGTCCGTGGTCACTGGTGGCGGTGCGCGGTGTGCTGGCCGCGCTCATCGCGGGGGCCGCGCTGCTCGCGGGCCGGGTGCCGGTCCCCGCACGCGCCCACTGGGCGGGACTCGCGGTGGTGGCGGGCGGTGTGGTGGTGGGCTTCCCGCTGCTGACGACGCTGGCCCTGCGGACGTCCACGTCCTCGCACGCCGCCGTCGTGGTGGGACTGCTGCCGCTGACGACCGCGGTGTTCTCCTCGCTGCGCACCGGGGCGCGGCCGTCCCGCGCGTTCTGGATCGCGGCGCTCGCCGGGGCCGCCGTGGTGATCGGGTTCACCGTGCAACAGAGCGGTGGGACCCTCGGCAGCGGGGACCCGTACCTGTTCGGGGCACTGCTGGTGTGCGCGGCGGGCTACACCGAGGGCGGCAGACTGGCCCGCACCATGCCGGGCTGGCAGGTGACCGGCTGGGCGCTGCTTCTCGCACTGCCACTGGCCCTGGCGGGCGCCGCTGTCGCGCTGCCCTCCGAGCCGGTCCACCTCACCGCGCACGGCGTCATCGGCCTGGTCTGGGTGGCGGCCGGTTCGACCTTCTGCGGCCTGTACGTCTGGTACCGGGGCATGGCGGAGATCGGGGTGCCCCGGGCCAGCCAGCTCCAGCTCGCGCAGCCACTGCTCACCCTGGCCTGGTCGTTCCTGCTGCTCGACGAGGAGCTGTCGCCGGCCGCTCCGGTCGCGGCGGTCGCCGTGCTCGCCTGCATCGCGGTCACCCAGCGGGCGGGCGGCGCCCGGCGACCGCGGCGGTAGGACGGTCACGGACCGGTGGTACGGGCGGTGGCCCGACACCCGTACCGCCAGACCCCGCCATCACCCGGTACCCATTCCCCTGCCATCGTCTCCCCGGCCCGGTCAGCGGGGTGTGCGCGCCCGGCCCCCGTAGTGGTCGGCCACCACCCTGGCCATCGCGCCGATCCGGTCCCGCACCACGTCCTTCGCGGAGAAGTGGACGTGCCCGCGCACCTGGTCGTAGTCGTGGGCGAAGGTCAGATGGCGGGAGAGTTCGGCGGGGTCCCGCCAGGCGGCCGGCTGGGCCGGGTCACCCGCCTTGTACAGCGCCTCACCCACGTACAGTTCCACGCCCGTGCCCCGCACCGTCCGGTCCCACCAGGGCAGCAGCTTGGCGTAGTCGGCGTCGGCGAAGCCGATGTGCCAGTAGATCTGCGGGCAGACGTAGTCGATCCATCCCTTCCTGACCCAGCCCCGGGTGTCGGCGTACAGATCGTCGTACGTCTGCACCCCGGCCGCCGTGTCCGAGCCGAGCGGATCGGTCGAGGCGTTGCGCCAGACGGCGAACGGGCTGATCCCGAACCGCACGTCCTTCTTCAGCCCCTTGATCCGCTCCGCCGTCTCCCGCACCAGCCGGTCGATGTTGTCGCGCCGCCAGGCCGCCCGGTCCCGGAAGCCCGCACCGTGCTTCTTGTACGAGGCGGAGTCACCGAAGACCTGCCCGGCCACCGGGTACGGATAGAAGTAGTCGTCCCAGTGCACCGCGTCGATGTCGTAACGGCGGACCGCGTCGAGCATCGCGTCCTGCACGAAACGGCGGACCTCGGGCAGCCCCGGGTCGTAGTAGAGCTTCCCGCCGTACGGCAGCACCCAGCCCGGATGACGGCGGGCGGGGTGGCCGGCCGCCAGCCGGGACGGGTCGGTGTGGTTCGCGACCCGGTACGGGTTGAACCAGGCGTGCAGTTCCAGGCCGCGCCGGTGCGCCTCGGACACGGCCGTGCCCAGCGGGTCCCAGCCGGGGTCCTTGCCCTGGACCCCGGTGAGACAGGCGGCCCACGGCTCGTACGACGAGGGCCACAGCGCGTCGGCGGTCGGCCGGACCTGGAGCATGACGGTGTTGAGCCGGCGGTCCACGGCCCGGTCCAGGAGTGCGACCAGTTCGGCCCGCTGCGCCGCCGCCGTGAGACCCGGCTTCGACGGCCAGTCCACATTGGCGACCGTGGCGATCCAGACACCGCGCAGCTCACGCCGAGCGGCACGCCCGGCGGGCGCCGCGGCCCCGGCGAGCGCGGTCCGCCGACGGGACGGCACGACGGCGTCACCCGCCATCACCGCTCCCGTCACCGCCGCGGCGGCCCCTGTCACGAAAACCCTCCGGCCCGCGTCTCTCATCTCTCGCACCTGTCGTCCCGGTCCCGTCGCTCTCGTAGGTATCCGCACACACCGCGGAACATGCCCGCCCCGGCCCGCCGCCACCCCCGGTCCGCCGGGTACCGTCGGGGGGCCCGGACGGGACCGGAATCAGACGGCGCCCCGTCGATCGGAGATCAGCGAAAGGCACGAGGTGACGGACTCTATGGCCGACATTGCACGCGTCGGAGTGGTGGGCTGTGGCCAGATGGGCGCGGGCATCGCGGAGGTATGCGCCCGCAGCGGCCTCGAAGTGAAGGTGGCCGAGACCACCGGCGAGGCACTGGAGATCGGCCGGACCCGGCTCTACAACTCCCTCACGAAGGCCGCCGAACGCGGCAAGATCACCCCCGCCGAACGGGACGCGGCCCTTGACCGCCTCAGCTACACCACCGACCTCGGTGAGTTCGCCGATCGCGATCTCGTCATCGAGGCCGTCGTGGAGAACGAGCAGGTCAAGACCGAGATCTTCCAGGTGCTCGACCAGGTGGTGACCCGGCAGGACGCGATCCTCGCCTCCAACACCTCGTCCATCCCGCTGGTGAAACTGGCCGTGGCGACCGCCCGTCCCGACCAGGTCATCGGCATCCACTTCTTCAACCCGGCGCCCGTACAACGGCTCGTCGAGCTGATCCCGGCCCTGACCACCTCCGACGAGACGATCACCCGCGCCGAGGCCGTGGTACGGGACATACTCGGCAAGCACTCGATCCGCGCCCAGGACCGGTCCGGTTTCGTCGTCAACGCGCTGCTGATCCCGTACCTGCTCTCCGCGATCCGGATGTTCGAGTCGGGCATCGCCAGCCGCGAGGACATCGACAACGGCATGGAACTGGGATGCGCCCACCCGATGGGCCCGCTGAAGCTCTCGGACCTCATCGGTCTCGACACGGTGGCCTCGATCGCCGATTCGATGTACGCGGAATACAAGGAGCCGCTGTACGCCGCGCCCCCGCTGCTCCAACGCATGGTCGACGCGGGCCGCCTGGGCCGGAAGACGGGGTCGGGCTTCTACGCGTACTGATCACCGGTCATCGGTCCGACGGCCGGGCACGGGCAGAGAACCCGGCCGTCAACCACCGACGTCGCCGCGCACGTGAGTTCCGTCAGGTACCGCCTGACGGAACTCACGTGCGCGGAAACACATCCGCCGGGTGGGTCTCAGCACCCGGGTGGGATCGTGAAACTCGACAAGCAGATTTTTCCCCTGATACCGACGAAGGATCTCGCCAGAATTCTAGTGTCCTGAGTCGTTAATTCGTGTGCAGTATGCGGCGAGGGTGTCGAGGATGTCGTCGGTGGTCTTCGTCCAGACGAACGGCTTGGGGTTCTTGTTCCACTCGTTGATCCAGCCGCGGATGTCGCGTTCGAGTTCGATGACGCTGCGGTGGGCCGAGCGGCGGAGTTTGCGGCAGGTCAGTTCGGCGAACCAGCGCTCGACGAGGTTGAGCCATGAGGCCGAGGTGGGGGTGAAGTGCAGGTGGAAGCGGGGGTGCCGCAGCAGCCACTTCTTGACCGGCTCGGTCTTGTGGGTGGCGTAGTTGTCCAGGATCAGGTGAAGTTCGAGGTCCTTGGGTACCGCAGCCTCGATAACCTTCAGGAAGCGGAGGAACTCCTGGTGGCGGTGGCGGCGGTAGTGCTGGGCTATGACTGATCCGGAGGCGATGTCGAGGGCGGCGAACAGGCTGGTCGTGCCGTGCCGGACGTAGTCGTGGGTCATCTTCGCCGGCGTGGCCGGGGCCATCGGCAGGACGGGCTGGGTTCGGTCCAGGGCCTGGATCTGCGACTTCTCGTCCACCGCCAGGACCAGCGCGTTCTCCGGCGGCGACAGGTAAATACCCACCACATCACGCACCTTGGTCACGAACTGCGGATCGGTCGACAGCTTCCACGTCTCCACGATGTGGGGCTTGAGGCCGAAGGCCCGCCAGATCCGCGAGACGGCCGACTGCGACATACCCTGCGCCTGGGCCATCGAACGCGTCGACCAGTGCGAATCACCCGTCGGCGGCGCCTGATCCAGGGTCCTGGTGACCAGCGCCTCGACCTGCTCGTCCGTGATCCTCCGCGGCGCACCCGAACGGGGCCGGTCCACCAGGCCCTCCAGCCGATCCGCGGCGAACCGGGCCCGCCACTTGCGTACGGTCTCCCGCGAGACACCGAGATCCTGCGCGACCTCCGCGTTCGGCCGGCCCTCCGCGCACGCCAGCACGATCCTCGACCGCAGCACCAACGCCTGAGACGCCGTCTGCTTGCGCAACCAGCCCCGCAGCACCCGGCGTTCGTGATCGGACAACTCCAGCGACAGCGGCTTTGGACCAGGCATCACCACACCCTATAACCGCAAGCCAACTAACGACTCAGGACACTAAGGGCTTGCAGGTCATTAACACGGTGTCTTGATCTTGATGCTGGTGTCGCCGGTCAGCGCGAGGACCCTGGCATGGAGGACTGCGAGGGACGCGGGTGGGGTCTTCGCGGGCGGGATGGTGATGCCCTGGGCCTCGAGCAGTCTTCTGTTCTTGAGGAGGGTGCGGTGCATGGCCGTGCGGCTGCTGGTGAACAGTACGGCGAGTGGTTCCGCGGCCAGGGCGACCCGCAGGTGGAGCACGGTCGCCAGGACTTGTTCGGGGAAGGTGAGTCGGGGTGGGCGGCCGCGCTGAATGTCCCCGTCGGTAGCCAACATTGCCGTGAGGTTGTCCAGTTGCTGGCGGGGCATCCCGGTCAGTGAAGGATCGGAAAGCAGAGCCTGGTCCCACTGCGTGTCAGCGGCCTGTGGGGATTGTGTCGCCGACATTGCAGGCCGTATCTGGGGGTGCAGGGCATAGTTCCAGTCTCCGTGGAAGGCATGCCGGGTCAGCGGCAGAGCGGCCATCTCTGCGTCGCTGATCTTCACCCCGATGGGATAGCTGTTGGTGTCGAGCGCGGCCTTCACGCGCAGTCCGGTGCGGGTGGTGGTCGCTGCGATGCTGTTCACGATGACTTCGTGGCTGGTCAGCGGGCGGCCACGCCAGTTCATGGTGATGTGCGAGAACAACCGGTGCTCGATCTTGTTCCACTTCGACGTGCCGGGCGGCAGATGACACACGGTGATGGTCAGCCCTGTTTCGGCGGCGAGCCGTGCGAGTTCGAGCTTCCAGGCCCGGGTGCGGTAGCCGTTGGATCCGCCCGCGTCGGCGGTGACCAGCAGCCGGGTTGCCCGCGGGTAGGCGTCCTGGCCCTGGCCGTGCCACCAGCGGCGGATCGACTCCACGGCAAACGCAGCGGTGTCGTGATCGGTGCCGACGTTGACCCAGCCGGTGTTCTCCTCGATGTCGTAGACCCCATAGGGGACGGCCTTGCCCAGTTGCGGGTCGGCGAAGTCGTGGACGCCCACCAGTACCGGATCACCCGCCGGCCGCCACTCACGGCCGCCGTTCTTGAACTCTCCGACGAGCTCCTTCTTCTTGGTATCCACGCTGATCACCGGCTGGTCGGCGTCCCGGTATTCGCGGGCCTGCTCGTTGAGATAGCGGAACTGGGCGTCGCGATCGCTGTGCTGGCCGCCCTCCAGGGTCTTGGCGTTGGCCTGCAAGCTGAAGCCTTCCTCCCGCAGCAGGTCGGCGACGGTGTCGGCACTGACCTTGTGACCGGCCCGGGACAGCTCCCGGGCAAGGGCGCGTGTCGACTTCACCGTCCACCGCAGCGGCGACATCGGATCCCCGCGCTCGTCCGGCTCGACCAGCGCCAGCAAGGCCGGACGCAGCCCCGGGTCAAGATCCGCGACCCGTTTGCGACCTCCGCCCGGCCTTCGTGCCCGACCCAGCGGTGCCTCGCCCGCCTCCAACTCGAACACGCCCCTGCGGACCGTTGTCTCACTGACCGCCGCGGCCTGCGCGACGGCCCGGACACCGCCATGCCCCAGGACCCTGGCCTCTGCGGCCATCAGCAGCCGGCGCTGCCGTTCATCCAGGTGCGGGAACAACACCTCGAACTTCACAGCGAGTTGATCACGAGTCTCGTCCGGGATGCGCATACCACACCAACGATCCCCGGAACGAGAAGCAACACCTTGATTGCCTGCAAGCCCTTAGCGGGACTCATTCTTCTTGATTTTATGACCGTCTACCGCCCGTGGGTCCATAATTGGCGCTCAGGATTACGGCGTACTCGTCCGGGATGCATGGAGCCGAGAAGGTCAGTG from the Streptomyces sp. AM 4-1-1 genome contains:
- a CDS encoding DMT family transporter → MRADNSATTTSSIAVTSAAPHPSRTGAGGTAGRGDGATGEIGGTGNGTLLAGLGVVAFSLTFPSTVWGLESFGPWSLVAVRGVLAALIAGAALLAGRVPVPARAHWAGLAVVAGGVVVGFPLLTTLALRTSTSSHAAVVVGLLPLTTAVFSSLRTGARPSRAFWIAALAGAAVVIGFTVQQSGGTLGSGDPYLFGALLVCAAGYTEGGRLARTMPGWQVTGWALLLALPLALAGAAVALPSEPVHLTAHGVIGLVWVAAGSTFCGLYVWYRGMAEIGVPRASQLQLAQPLLTLAWSFLLLDEELSPAAPVAAVAVLACIAVTQRAGGARRPRR
- a CDS encoding family 10 glycosylhydrolase translates to MTGAAAAVTGAVMAGDAVVPSRRRTALAGAAAPAGRAARRELRGVWIATVANVDWPSKPGLTAAAQRAELVALLDRAVDRRLNTVMLQVRPTADALWPSSYEPWAACLTGVQGKDPGWDPLGTAVSEAHRRGLELHAWFNPYRVANHTDPSRLAAGHPARRHPGWVLPYGGKLYYDPGLPEVRRFVQDAMLDAVRRYDIDAVHWDDYFYPYPVAGQVFGDSASYKKHGAGFRDRAAWRRDNIDRLVRETAERIKGLKKDVRFGISPFAVWRNASTDPLGSDTAAGVQTYDDLYADTRGWVRKGWIDYVCPQIYWHIGFADADYAKLLPWWDRTVRGTGVELYVGEALYKAGDPAQPAAWRDPAELSRHLTFAHDYDQVRGHVHFSAKDVVRDRIGAMARVVADHYGGRARTPR
- a CDS encoding histidine phosphatase family protein is translated as MSVRVSLVAAARSSSLLAERFDDDRPLDQTGWYEVQRAAQVLVPLGAAELRYCSPTPRSRATGRALGYAPLVQPALRDCDMGRWRGCTLADVAAREPDAVDVWLTDPWAAPHGGEPLLAFISRIGGWLDTRPACDGSIVAVAEPAVVRAALVYALKAPPPTYWNVDVRPLSTVTLTGGPGRWSLRFEAVAG
- a CDS encoding 3-hydroxybutyryl-CoA dehydrogenase, coding for MADIARVGVVGCGQMGAGIAEVCARSGLEVKVAETTGEALEIGRTRLYNSLTKAAERGKITPAERDAALDRLSYTTDLGEFADRDLVIEAVVENEQVKTEIFQVLDQVVTRQDAILASNTSSIPLVKLAVATARPDQVIGIHFFNPAPVQRLVELIPALTTSDETITRAEAVVRDILGKHSIRAQDRSGFVVNALLIPYLLSAIRMFESGIASREDIDNGMELGCAHPMGPLKLSDLIGLDTVASIADSMYAEYKEPLYAAPPLLQRMVDAGRLGRKTGSGFYAY
- a CDS encoding IS630 family transposase — encoded protein: MPGPKPLSLELSDHERRVLRGWLRKQTASQALVLRSRIVLACAEGRPNAEVAQDLGVSRETVRKWRARFAADRLEGLVDRPRSGAPRRITDEQVEALVTRTLDQAPPTGDSHWSTRSMAQAQGMSQSAVSRIWRAFGLKPHIVETWKLSTDPQFVTKVRDVVGIYLSPPENALVLAVDEKSQIQALDRTQPVLPMAPATPAKMTHDYVRHGTTSLFAALDIASGSVIAQHYRRHRHQEFLRFLKVIEAAVPKDLELHLILDNYATHKTEPVKKWLLRHPRFHLHFTPTSASWLNLVERWFAELTCRKLRRSAHRSVIELERDIRGWINEWNKNPKPFVWTKTTDDILDTLAAYCTRINDSGH
- a CDS encoding GNAT family N-acetyltransferase, which gives rise to MTEAAGSTEAAGSTEAAGSTEAAEPTEAAGTTDVPEQRYDISSDPARLDRARIHAWLGQDTYWARGRTRRHHDLAIAGSLNFGAYDTRSGEQVGYARVVTDHATFAWLCDVYVDRAARGHGLGTRLVTAARDHLARTGVRALYLATDDAHGVYAKVGFEPLDAPEKWMVNRLAPPR
- a CDS encoding PLP-dependent aminotransferase family protein — encoded protein: MHERNSVAELVNSLRGELDRYREGGKLPSSRALVERYRVSPVTVSRAVARLVAEGLVVTRPGAGAFRAPPRTEARAPGDTSWQEISLSGDGGPEAVPRTVDASGVLVTLAAPPAGVIELNGGYLHPSLQPERALSAALARAGRRHCAWGRPPMDGLAELRSWFAREIGPAVTPADVVITAGGQSALATALRALAPPGAPVLVESPTYPGMLAAARAIGLRPVPVPVDADGVRPELLDAAFRATGARVFVCQPLFQNPTGTVLAPGRRREVVAIARAAGAFVIEDDFARRLVHDDAGPLPAPLAADDPDGVVVHVCSLTKITSPSLRVGALAARGPVLERLRAIQVVDSFFVPRPLQEAALELVGSPAWHHHLRTMAGELRNRRSALTAALRQELPELTVPLVPSGGGALWLRLPDAGADSSALVAAALREDVAIAPGRPYFCAEPPAEHVRLSFGAAAGTAEIAEGVRRLRSAHDSLLGRRGASERSVSLPS
- a CDS encoding ISAzo13 family transposase; protein product: MRIPDETRDQLAVKFEVLFPHLDERQRRLLMAAEARVLGHGGVRAVAQAAAVSETTVRRGVFELEAGEAPLGRARRPGGGRKRVADLDPGLRPALLALVEPDERGDPMSPLRWTVKSTRALARELSRAGHKVSADTVADLLREEGFSLQANAKTLEGGQHSDRDAQFRYLNEQAREYRDADQPVISVDTKKKELVGEFKNGGREWRPAGDPVLVGVHDFADPQLGKAVPYGVYDIEENTGWVNVGTDHDTAAFAVESIRRWWHGQGQDAYPRATRLLVTADAGGSNGYRTRAWKLELARLAAETGLTITVCHLPPGTSKWNKIEHRLFSHITMNWRGRPLTSHEVIVNSIAATTTRTGLRVKAALDTNSYPIGVKISDAEMAALPLTRHAFHGDWNYALHPQIRPAMSATQSPQAADTQWDQALLSDPSLTGMPRQQLDNLTAMLATDGDIQRGRPPRLTFPEQVLATVLHLRVALAAEPLAVLFTSSRTAMHRTLLKNRRLLEAQGITIPPAKTPPASLAVLHARVLALTGDTSIKIKTPC